A segment of the Phocoena sinus isolate mPhoSin1 chromosome 11, mPhoSin1.pri, whole genome shotgun sequence genome:
GCTAAGCAGAACTTAGTTTTTGATCACTAGAGCTGGGTGAGATGTTGAAGCTATTACATTTTCAAGTAGAATGACTCTCATCAAGTTGTGATAAATATTACCACAAAAAAGCCAAGCTGCATTGTGGGAATTTTGCTTTGgagataagtgtgtgtgtgttcattccaTTCAGAAAATACAGTCGTAAATACTTCCTCAGTACTGCCTCTTCCtttgaaacttttgaaaacaaaCGAAAAGACCTATTTTAACGTCCCTACATTTCTTCACAAAGTGAAGTCTACAATAAAAAGTTGGCActtcataaaataaaactgacattTAGGAGACTGCCAATTCTAGGACTTTGAAAGGCTATAACCACATGCAGAAAGACTGGgctgttgaaaatattttacaaatttctgAACCTTAGAAGAGCTTTTCTCCAAGATTTATGGGAGAGCAAAACTAGATTTCCTTTCCTAACAGCCATGTTTGAAGTTCTTACATTATTAAATAAGTACTCTTAAAATTGTTTGAATTCCaaaatatacttttgaaaatcagtaatggtttttataagaataaaatttttgcTGTAAATACCTCTTAAAAATccatttcttatgtattttattctagATTTAATGGGTTACCATTTTAAAAGATACCAGACAAGAGGCTCTCTATTTTGATCATTATACTGTGttcctaatttaattttaaataatctaaaacAATTCAAAAGAGTGCATTACTACCATATAAACTAGCATTTCAAACTGTGTTATAGGCCATATACACTATCAATACTTTTCAACTAAAATGTATTCCTAAGtacataagaaaaatacaaaatgtatttaGGTGTTGTTATGCAACAATGTGCTTTTGAAAAGGAAGTGATATACCAGACCCAATCCCAGACATAGAATGAAAAGGCTTGATTGCGTTTGTATTTAGTAGCAGAAAAATTATGTAACtctaataaatgcttattgatttTTATAAGCACATGTGCATTAGGTATTGTTTCATCCACGTGACCATTTTTTAGTCTGCTTTACTCCAAGAGTAAATTGTAATTCATTAACTTGATGGCTTTCCACTAATAAATTAgtacttgaatttttttcccatGATGAGTTACCCCTGGCAAACACTGCTATAGTCAAGAAGGATGTCTACAAACCGGAGTTCAATCTAAATATTCCTATAGCTTGAGACACATCCCATTTTGAAGCATCGACATACCTGGCAGTTTTCTGTAGCCTGATGTTAATTCAGATGGTGCTATATTTTAGCTACCTTGACTTTCTGTTATTTCTTAGAAGTAAGAAGCAGGTAGATTCCCCTCCCCAGTACAGTAATAACTATACATTTGGTGTCTTAGTGTTTACTGTAACCAACCAAGATTCCTGAGAGTAATGTGACCAGTTTTACCTTTACTCAAAGGAGGTTTACTTCAAGTGACAAATTTTACTGAAAGTTTAACTGATTTATTAAGTATGACTCTCaacatacagttttaaaaaaaatactacttctctagagcaggggttggcagacTTTCTATAAGGAGCCAGGTAGTAGATATTTTAGACTttgccatatggtctctgttgcatcTGCTCACCTCTGCTCTTGTAGCAGGAAAGCAATCATGGACAGTGTGTGAATGAATGTGCATGGCTGTGTtcctataaaactttatttatggacactgaaatttgaatttcatacaaTTCTCATGTGTCACAAAAATAGTATTCTTCTTTTgagtttttccaaatatttaaaaacgtaaaaaacattcttagctctCAGGCCCTACAAGAACAGGATTCTTTGGCCCATGGGCTGATTGTACGAGCCATGTGCTCGAACGTATGAAAACCAAAGACAGACAAGTTACCAAGGCAGGACGAAGGTATGAAGAAATCCAGTCCTCAGGGGGCTCGCCAGCCCTGATCTTGGCATCCACAGCCATCAGCAGTGAATGCAGAAGGCCAGCCAGGCTGGTGCCCACCGGGTTCGGAGCAGGATTTTCTTGCTGGGCATGCTTCATCATTCAAGCCACTGCTCCCTGCTGTGGCTCCAAGAGGGACAGAAAGCCACCTTTCCATCCCTCATCTCCCCGGCTTGGAGTCCAGCCACCGAGAGTCCGGCTTCTCTGACTGCTAATGGCCCAGGAGTCTAGCAGCTACGATGTGCTTTGCCTACACATCGCGGCTGGAGGCCAAAGACCGGCTCTGACGGCTCACCGCCAAGGCCTGCCGATTACGCCGGCATTTCAACTCACCAAGCATCTTATTTTGCCCGGGGAAAGAACGACTTCTACAAAACACTTTTAAGAACACTCTAGCCCATTATGGGAAATCTGGGCCTTTCCACATCAGACAGGAGGGATGAAAGAAGGGAGATTTGAAAATATTGCTGTTTGACCACTTTGAAGTGTAGCATCATCCGCAGAAGAAGACGGCCGACTGCCAAGGTCTCCCAAACTTCCGGGAGCTGAAATATCAAGTAACAGACGTGCACGTGACCTTTACTTTTCAAAAGGACATTTGTACGCAAGCGCGCGAGTCTCAGCAAACATTTCCCAGATCCCAGGTAAGAGAAAAGGACTGCCCGGCCAAGGCCCCACCTGGTTTTCTCGAGAAACAGGCCGCGGGCTCCCGTGGGCCCGCAGTTCACGCCGTCCCTCGGCGCCAGGCGGCGGGATGCTTCGACCGCTCCCTGAGACCCGAGGGGACGTCCACAGTTAAAGACAAATCCCAAGGGTTTGCAGCCTCGCTCAGGAGTCAGGAGTCTTTTTCGTGGAGAAAGCCACTGCTCGGAATCTTGAGGATTTCTTCCCATGCCACGCGGCGAGAACTCCAGAGGCCAACGCGACGGGAAAGAGGCCGGGAAGGTAGGGCGCTTCGCCGGGTAGGGCTCCGTGCTTGCTGGCGGGTTCTGTCTGGGGCGCGAGCTTGCGGGGAGCGGCTTCTTCTCTCCAGGAGGATGATGCTCCGCAAAGCGTCGCGGCTGCCTGGGCTCCGCGCGCCGTCGGCCCCTTCCCGCGTCCCTGCGAGCGCTGCGGTGCCGAGGACTGCGGGCTCAGCGCGCGTCGGCAGGGCGCACGTAGCGCAGCGTGTAGTTGGCCCCCGAGTTGTTGTCCCAGTACTCGCCCTGGGCGCAGCGGTAGCAGACGGCGAAGTGGACCGCGACGTCCGGAGCGTCCGCGTCCTCCCCCTCCTTGGGCTGCAGGCCCGGGGGCAGGCACAGCGCGAAGTGGAAGCGCTCGGCGCTCGGCTCCTCCTCGGCCTCCCCCGGCCCCCACGACGGCGCCTCTGGCGGCGGAGGCTTCCCTGGCTCGGGCCGCAGCTCAGCCGGCACGTCCAGGAAGGAGCGCCACTCGGTGAAGGTGTAGCGCACGGCCACGACGCGCGGCCCCGGGCAGCCCAGCACCCGGCCGGAGCCGGTCACCTCCGCGCCCCAGGGTGCCGAGCACTGCACGCGCTCCAGGCACACGCGCTGTCGCCGCAGGCGCTCGTCTGCGGCGCTCGGCCCGGGGAGCTCGAAGAGAGGCTGCAGCCGGGGAGGCGGTTCGCGGAGGGGCGCGGCCGCCGCCGCGGCCAGCAGGCCCGGGAGCTGCTCCAGGTTCTCGGCGCGCGCCGGTAGGCTGCGCAAGCGGGAGAGCACGGCGGGCGGCACCTGCGGCTCCTCGGCCACGCTGAAGTGCTTCACGCTGGCCAGGCTCAGCCCCAGCGCGTCCGCGAACTGCACCCGCTTCTGGCACTTGGCGCAGCAGCCCGGACTGTGCGGCGCGTCCTCGGCCCTCTCGCCGCCCTCCGCGCCCGGCCCCGGGGCAGGCGGCCGCCGCCGCTGCAGGAACTTGGCCGCCTGCAGGATCGGGTCGGTGGGCAGAGAGAAGGAGCGCGCGccgcagcggcggcggcggcggctttCCAGCAGCTCCTCCTGCTCCCAGGGGGCAGCCTCTTCCTGCGGGGACGGGCCCTCGGCGTCGGAGCTCGGGGCCGCCGACGTGTCGCCGCCGTCCCCGCCACCCTCGGTGCAGAGGACTCCCGGGGCGGGCGGCTCCTCGGCAGGCGGGGGGTCTTCAAAAGGCGCAGGTCCCGGCGCCTCCAAACTTAGCAGCTGCGGCCCCGGGGGTTCCATGACGCCGTCTGACCCCGAGACTTGATGCTTGGGGTGGTGGAAAGAGCGCGCAGCGCCCGCCCCGGCCCGAGCGGAGAAGTCGGCAGGCTCCGGGTTTCAGACGGGGTGCTCAGGCCGGAGCGGGAGGAGGATGCGGGCCGGGCCGAGGCCGGACGCGGCCGCTCGGTGATGCGCCTGCCCGCGGCGCGGGAGGGCCCGGCGCCCGGAGGCGCGGCCGCTGGGCCCGGGCGGGTGGGGTCCGAGGGCTCCGCGGAGAGGGGGGACGGCGCGGAAGTCGCGGCTCCCTTTCACCCCCTCCCGCCCAGCGGGCCCGCGCCCGCCCTGCCTCCGGAGCTCCGGGGTGAACTCGCGCTCAGCTTCCGTCGTCCTCCAGTCCGCAAAGTGGGCCCCGCGGGTCCCGACGGGCCTGCCCTCTGGAGGGTCGCAGAGGGTCTCCTCCCGGCGGTCGCATCGGCCCAGGAGGTCCCCGGGGCAGACGCACACTGCGGAAAACTCGCCTGCGGGGAcggtctcttccttcctccccaagtTCTGGGCTCTCGGAAGcgggcccggcccggcccggcgcGGGGGGCACCCCGACCAGTTGTGGGGCGGAGGCGGTGCGGGGACGCGCGGGGCCAGGGCCGGGCGGGGAGGGGTGCCGCCGCCAGCCGAGAGCGACCGGAGGCCATTCGCGCGGGGCCCGGGGGCACGTCCCCGCTCCTCCCCTCATCCCGCCCGCCGCGCTCCGAGCTCGGGCCCGAGCAGAGGGGCCCGCCGCTCGCCGCCGGCCTTCCAGGGACGCGAacccgggggcgggggaggagacTGCCCGAAGTGTTTTCTCACTGTTGGTTTTGCTTTGCTTCGTTTCTAGGGCTGACTCCACCTGCCGCTAAGTAGGGGCTTCTCAAGCTCTGGCGCGCGTCAGCGTCATCTGGCGGGGGTGTGCGAGCTCACGGCTGGGCCCTACCCTAGGGCTTCGGAGTCAATAGGCCCGGGATGGGCCCCAAGTATTTCTAGCAAGAACGTCCCCTTGCTGGGATCTTTCGGGCCCGCCCGTGCCCGGTGTGGAATGCCGTGACGGCATCTCAACTTGGGGACTTACAAGAGGCCCCAGATACACCTGGCTTGTCTGCCTCTTGGAACAACATCAAGATTTGGGAAAGAAGATGGCAACtccatggcggtccagtggttagggctccgcgctCTCCCTGCGGAGGTAAGCcgggaagtgggggggggggaagattTGGGAAAGAAGATCACTGTTTTTACATTAACGTAAACATTGACGTATTATGGAGTGAAGTACAAAATTTGCCAACTATCTTAAGGATGAAATAGGACTTCACAGAGACTGTGAGGTTGTGGTGAGCCTCTTGGGCTCCGACCTCATTGCGGCTGGAGCTGCTCCAGGGCGGGGACAGGAGGAAGCCGAACTTACTTAAGGAGGCCCCGCTCTCAGGGCCCTCGGGCCGTGGTCGCAGCCCTGTCCCACTCTTGTTTGGTGGGAACGTCGGAGGTCCCACCCTCGGGGCCCTCTCCATATATCTATCGGAGGAGACCAAGGTTAACCAGAAAGCCACACGGGTACAGAGAGAGTCAGCCCCTGCAGCAGATGCTAAGAAGGTGGGATCGGACCTGGTCAGGGAGGCCAGGGAGCCTCTGTGAGGGAGGAGACTGGGGGCAGCAGCAAGGCTGCAGGGGGCACCTTTCAGCCCTATAGAGgccctgggggaaggggaggggaatgCGCAAGAGTGGCCGCAGGCGGCACCTCCTTCCAAGATCCTTAAGGCAGCCTCTGACTATTGTAGCCGGCCTGGGGCTGGTACCCACCTTGCTCGCAGgtgtcccacccctcccccacgcGGCCGGCCCCCTCCTCCAGAAGAGCTCCTGTCTCATCCGACCCTAGGAGGGGTTCAGGAATGAGCAAGTGACCCAGCCAGTAagacggggggaggggggggacgTCCAAGGGGAAGCTTCCATCCTTTTGCCAAGAGGGGGTGCGACGGTGCTATAGCGCCCACGACAGTCGAGGCCACCTTGCCAACCGTCAGAGGTGATGCGATTCCTCAGCGTAGGAAACACAGGGTCCTTGAGGCGCTCGGGTTTCTCAGTGTGAACGCTACTGGCATTGTGAGCAGGACAGTTCTTTGTTGTGACCGCCCACTGCAAACAGTCTGAGCCCAAACATCCATGAGCCCTACCCTCAGAACGccaccagcagccccaggaatCGCGACAACGGAGAAATCCGTACCCCTGTTTGCAAACACGCCAGCTTGGGGGGTGGCACGGCCCCTCCGTCACTGAGAACCAAGGAGCTTGGTCTTTGGACCTCCCACCAtgtgaggttttaaaaataaataaataaatacaacctTCTGGTTCAGTCAGCATGACTGGGCTTTCTGCTGCTTGCAGACCAGTGTCCTAACAGGAAGGCATTATTatcataattttgaaagaaagagtAAATGGAGCCTCACAGAGGTCAAGGGATGTGCTCTCAACTCATAGGGGATAGAGCGGGATCTGGCTCCAGGTGTAACGCCAGAACTTGGCTGTTTCCTCCCTGTCTGCTTGCCCTCCAGCCACGTGGAAGTTTCTTTGAACTTTCCTGTTCTGAGTTTTCTCCTTCCCACCAACTTCCcccagaagaacaaaactggTTGATTTGTTTGATTGGGGGGAAAAAGAATGAACGAGCAAAAAAACAAAGGATATTTATGTGGACAAAAACTGATATATACAGAACACATCTCTGTGTATGCCTGGCGTATCTCTGGAAAGATCTTGTCGACAGAGGAATGGCTCTGGGGAGCCGTACCAAGGGACTGGGGGCGAGAGGTGGGAGGGAAACTCGCTTTTCATGGAATTCTTTGTCTCGTGCAGATGTCTTATGCTCAGCCCTGATGGAGGAATCGTACCCTGCTGTGACACCACTGTGCACATCTGCTACGTATGCTCCGGACCCCTCACCCGACATCATGTGACTCCATCTGCTTTCACATCCTCCTGTCTAGTCCCCTTCAGGTGACATTTTCTGCACAGCTCCCCTAGGAACCCCCTGGGCTGATGTGAGCCGAGGCAGCAGGGCCCCAGGCCTGCCTGAGA
Coding sequences within it:
- the PPP1R3G gene encoding protein phosphatase 1 regulatory subunit 3G — translated: MEPPGPQLLSLEAPGPAPFEDPPPAEEPPAPGVLCTEGGGDGGDTSAAPSSDAEGPSPQEEAAPWEQEELLESRRRRRCGARSFSLPTDPILQAAKFLQRRRPPAPGPGAEGGERAEDAPHSPGCCAKCQKRVQFADALGLSLASVKHFSVAEEPQVPPAVLSRLRSLPARAENLEQLPGLLAAAAAAPLREPPPRLQPLFELPGPSAADERLRRQRVCLERVQCSAPWGAEVTGSGRVLGCPGPRVVAVRYTFTEWRSFLDVPAELRPEPGKPPPPEAPSWGPGEAEEEPSAERFHFALCLPPGLQPKEGEDADAPDVAVHFAVCYRCAQGEYWDNNSGANYTLRYVRPADAR